A region of Maridesulfovibrio sp. DNA encodes the following proteins:
- a CDS encoding GntR family transcriptional regulator, with protein MVASVGLKRRVLRDDVVEHIVDSILNGYLKPGDKIIETRISRELQVSQGAVREAIRDLTARGFVETEPYKGSRVKILSSGELYEYYAVRSELEPLALGWGFELNRIDVDKLADAAERMFSGVEEKDMTVVGQADLDFHRTIMECSGNGSLVRSWEVLANDYWMFSLAKEHFEKGMDLSVHAREHLKIVEAINIGDLELMKELLKDHFSL; from the coding sequence ATGGTTGCCAGTGTTGGGCTGAAAAGGCGTGTTTTGCGCGATGATGTTGTAGAGCATATCGTCGACAGCATTTTGAACGGATACCTTAAGCCCGGAGACAAAATTATTGAGACAAGGATTTCACGCGAACTGCAGGTTAGTCAGGGAGCGGTTCGGGAAGCTATAAGGGATTTGACTGCTCGTGGTTTTGTCGAAACCGAGCCTTACAAAGGTTCCCGGGTAAAAATTCTGTCCTCAGGCGAGTTGTACGAATATTATGCCGTAAGGAGTGAACTGGAGCCTTTGGCTCTGGGGTGGGGGTTTGAGCTTAACAGGATTGATGTTGATAAACTGGCGGATGCAGCTGAAAGAATGTTTTCCGGTGTAGAGGAAAAGGATATGACTGTCGTGGGGCAGGCTGATCTTGATTTTCACCGGACCATAATGGAATGCTCCGGAAATGGTTCACTTGTCCGCTCATGGGAAGTTTTGGCCAATGATTACTGGATGTTTTCTCTTGCCAAAGAACATTTTGAAAAGGGTATGGATCTTAGCGTGCATGCACGTGAACATCTGAAAATAGTGGAGGCCATTAATATCGGTGACCTTGAGTTGATGAAAGAACTGCTCAAAGACCACTTCTCACTTTAA
- a CDS encoding BON domain-containing protein: MMIPSSVGSVYNAYAISTDERGFQTIIEDEMLETSIQGDILNTAGLNIMDLSTYAYNGNVYVIGEYDEKEDFKRIRKIVRKKKNVNSLTTYLFAEDENACSRADDYIVQMAVKSALLNDDSVWGASIAVKSIQCNVILMGRVASVNEAIAAKHIAAGISGVKGVKSFIRSTRHNKYRKQEQRIAAAMR; encoded by the coding sequence ATGATGATACCATCTTCAGTCGGGTCGGTTTATAATGCATATGCAATCAGCACTGATGAACGGGGGTTCCAGACCATAATTGAAGACGAAATGCTGGAAACAAGCATCCAGGGCGACATTCTCAATACTGCAGGACTGAACATAATGGACCTGAGCACCTATGCTTACAACGGAAATGTTTATGTAATCGGTGAATATGATGAAAAGGAAGATTTCAAGCGTATCCGTAAAATTGTCCGAAAAAAGAAAAACGTGAACTCCCTGACAACCTACCTCTTCGCAGAGGATGAAAACGCATGCAGCAGGGCGGATGACTACATAGTCCAGATGGCGGTTAAAAGTGCTCTGCTTAATGACGACTCAGTATGGGGTGCCAGCATCGCAGTAAAGTCGATACAATGTAATGTAATACTAATGGGCAGAGTCGCAAGCGTAAATGAAGCAATAGCAGCCAAGCATATTGCCGCAGGCATCAGCGGGGTGAAGGGAGTAAAATCATTTATCCGCTCCACCCGGCACAACAAATATCGCAAGCAAGAACAAAGAATAGCCGCAGCAATGCGCTAA
- a CDS encoding DUF3880 domain-containing protein: MQRPERIRIKNEAGQLQSLPEGERYFQDLGGKGKILFLGLGPEPDLAANMFPQAEKYYIECPALTAQLPDGYTIPAGFKQISENEAPDLSDFRVILFTPGKRLFPSFWEPLLAGLTMARSEIMHKNRSKTVWIPGDDKSLLIPELCRAFKVEGFSYKVIDPDAMRKNLLNLLTGELPELVLSINFNGLDNAGETYFMLREAGVKIAVWMVDNPFHILSGIKSTYWREIHLFVTDHWFISALEKHGAKHVTHLPLATDPEIFNNKVPPYPQLNERTVFVGRSSFPAKDNFFSGCTFDAEDEKAALRAIKNNSKPDFAWWAGKDGLEKFWPGREIRSLGFKAEQSGLIWRVLALQNAGKDLTVFGDDGWKKYLPDAELRPPIDYFTTLPGIYSGAGINLNMTSPLLPCGLTQRNFDVWATGGFLLSDNTSGSSIFPEDLLEHCTFTTPAEIPDKIDFIKSNPQLQKELSKNWQAHIMNKHTYLNRASKILNLLT; the protein is encoded by the coding sequence ATGCAACGCCCTGAAAGAATCCGCATAAAAAACGAAGCAGGCCAGCTGCAATCCCTTCCCGAAGGAGAAAGATATTTTCAAGACCTCGGCGGCAAGGGGAAAATCCTGTTCCTAGGACTCGGTCCTGAACCGGATCTGGCAGCGAACATGTTCCCGCAGGCAGAAAAATATTACATAGAATGCCCCGCGCTAACCGCACAACTGCCCGACGGGTATACAATCCCGGCTGGATTTAAGCAAATCAGTGAGAATGAAGCACCGGACCTGTCTGATTTCAGGGTAATACTCTTCACACCCGGTAAACGTCTCTTCCCATCATTCTGGGAACCGCTGCTGGCCGGGCTCACCATGGCAAGATCCGAAATCATGCACAAAAATCGCAGCAAGACCGTATGGATTCCAGGTGACGATAAGTCCCTGCTGATCCCGGAACTCTGCCGCGCTTTCAAGGTTGAGGGGTTCTCTTACAAGGTTATCGATCCAGATGCAATGCGCAAAAACCTGCTCAATCTACTGACCGGCGAACTGCCAGAATTAGTCCTGAGCATTAACTTCAACGGGCTGGACAATGCAGGGGAAACTTATTTTATGCTCCGCGAAGCCGGGGTAAAAATTGCGGTCTGGATGGTGGACAACCCCTTCCATATCCTTTCCGGCATCAAATCAACATACTGGCGTGAAATCCATCTGTTTGTAACAGACCACTGGTTCATTTCCGCCCTTGAAAAACATGGCGCCAAACACGTAACCCACCTGCCACTTGCCACAGACCCAGAGATTTTCAACAACAAGGTTCCACCATACCCACAGCTTAATGAACGCACAGTTTTCGTGGGACGCTCCAGCTTTCCGGCAAAAGACAATTTCTTCTCCGGGTGTACTTTTGATGCAGAAGATGAAAAAGCGGCTCTAAGAGCCATTAAGAATAACTCTAAACCGGATTTCGCATGGTGGGCAGGAAAAGATGGACTGGAAAAATTCTGGCCGGGCCGGGAAATACGGTCTTTAGGCTTCAAGGCGGAACAATCGGGGCTGATCTGGAGAGTTCTGGCACTGCAAAACGCAGGAAAGGATCTTACTGTTTTCGGCGATGATGGCTGGAAAAAATACCTCCCTGATGCAGAATTGCGCCCGCCGATAGATTATTTCACCACCCTGCCGGGGATATATTCCGGCGCCGGGATCAACCTTAACATGACCAGTCCGCTACTCCCCTGCGGCCTGACTCAGCGCAATTTTGACGTGTGGGCTACAGGAGGTTTCCTGCTCAGTGACAACACATCCGGTTCTTCAATTTTCCCGGAAGATCTTCTTGAACATTGCACCTTTACAACTCCAGCTGAAATACCTGACAAAATCGATTTCATAAAAAGCAACCCGCAATTGCAAAAAGAGCTTTCAAAAAATTGGCAGGCCCATATAATGAATAAACACACATATCTGAACAGAGCATCCAAGATATTAAATTTATTAACATAA
- a CDS encoding RlmE family RNA methyltransferase yields MKQYRDHYFKRAKKENYPARSVYKLQELDKRFKVFEKGQNVMDLGAAPGSWTLFAAKKVGDSGRVLAVDIQSTETVFPDNATFLQADVFEDSPELLAAMDKQLPYDLIISDMAPKTTGVKFADQANSLELCERARDIVPSRLKKGGHFIVKIFDGPDVKEYIDSLRKMFSKVKRFKPKSCREESKEFFIVGLGFRGGEG; encoded by the coding sequence ATGAAACAATATCGCGATCATTATTTTAAAAGGGCCAAAAAGGAAAACTATCCTGCCCGTTCCGTATACAAGCTTCAGGAATTGGACAAGCGTTTCAAGGTCTTCGAAAAGGGCCAGAATGTTATGGATCTTGGGGCTGCTCCCGGTTCATGGACCCTTTTTGCCGCCAAGAAAGTCGGAGACAGCGGACGTGTGCTTGCAGTAGATATCCAGTCCACTGAAACCGTATTCCCGGATAACGCAACTTTCCTGCAGGCCGATGTATTTGAGGATTCACCGGAACTGCTGGCTGCAATGGATAAGCAGTTGCCGTATGACCTTATCATCAGTGACATGGCGCCCAAGACAACCGGGGTGAAGTTTGCCGATCAGGCTAATTCTCTTGAGCTTTGCGAACGTGCGCGTGACATAGTGCCCAGCAGGCTTAAAAAGGGCGGTCATTTTATCGTTAAAATTTTCGACGGACCTGACGTTAAAGAATATATCGATTCCTTGCGCAAGATGTTTTCCAAGGTAAAAAGATTCAAGCCGAAGAGCTGTAGAGAGGAAAGCAAGGAGTTCTTTATAGTCGGACTTGGCTTTCGCGGCGGAGAAGGGTAA
- a CDS encoding YebC/PmpR family DNA-binding transcriptional regulator yields MAGHSKWANIQHRKGRQDAKRGKIFTKMAKDIILAAKGGGDPTMNPSLRLAISKAKAVNMPNDKIDTAIKKGTGELAGGDIAEVMYEGYGPGGVAVLIEAATDNKNRTVAEVRHALGKGGGSMGEAGCVAWMFDKKGVMVFDAEEYTEDQLLEIGLEGGAEDVIAEDDTLEVHCAPEDFTAVQKAFEAAECEAKSSDLAFVPKNLVEVDVPTAKKLMNLMEKLEDNDDVQNVHVNADFPDELMDEMED; encoded by the coding sequence ATGGCCGGACATAGTAAATGGGCTAACATTCAGCACAGAAAAGGTAGACAGGACGCCAAGCGCGGTAAGATTTTCACCAAAATGGCCAAGGATATCATCCTTGCGGCCAAGGGCGGAGGCGATCCGACAATGAACCCCTCCCTGCGTCTTGCCATCTCCAAGGCAAAAGCAGTGAACATGCCCAATGATAAGATCGATACCGCTATCAAAAAAGGTACCGGTGAGCTGGCCGGCGGTGATATCGCTGAGGTCATGTACGAGGGATACGGTCCCGGCGGTGTAGCTGTGCTTATCGAAGCAGCAACCGACAACAAGAACCGTACTGTTGCTGAAGTGCGTCATGCTCTGGGCAAGGGCGGCGGCTCCATGGGTGAAGCCGGCTGTGTTGCATGGATGTTCGACAAAAAAGGCGTCATGGTCTTTGATGCTGAAGAATATACCGAAGATCAGCTGCTGGAAATCGGTCTTGAAGGCGGTGCCGAGGACGTAATCGCTGAAGACGATACTCTTGAAGTTCACTGCGCTCCCGAAGATTTCACCGCAGTTCAGAAGGCTTTTGAAGCAGCCGAGTGTGAAGCAAAAAGCTCCGACCTCGCTTTCGTACCTAAGAACCTCGTAGAAGTAGACGTTCCCACTGCCAAAAAGCTTATGAACCTCATGGAAAAGCTGGAAGACAACGACGACGTACAGAACGTACATGTCAACGCTGATTTTCCTGATGAGCTGATGGATGAAATGGAAGACTAG
- the ruvC gene encoding crossover junction endodeoxyribonuclease RuvC — protein MGESGIVIIGIDPGTRVTGYGIVRELSGQVTLIDAGTIRTDTKKPMCSRLGEIYSRIAELIKDHSPDEAAIENAFVASNPASALKLGQARGAAMAACAVSGLVVSGYEPTKVKQNLVGSGRADKSQVAFMVERILGVKNTKWANDTTDALGIAICHLNERRFAKVTGK, from the coding sequence ATGGGCGAATCCGGTATTGTAATCATCGGCATTGACCCCGGAACCCGCGTTACCGGCTACGGCATCGTGCGCGAGCTTTCCGGGCAGGTCACTCTTATTGATGCCGGGACAATCCGGACAGATACTAAAAAGCCCATGTGCTCAAGGCTTGGGGAAATATATTCCCGAATAGCCGAGCTTATAAAAGACCATTCACCGGATGAGGCGGCAATCGAAAATGCGTTTGTCGCCTCTAATCCGGCTTCGGCTCTTAAGCTGGGGCAGGCCCGTGGCGCGGCCATGGCAGCCTGTGCGGTGTCCGGTCTTGTCGTTTCCGGGTATGAACCAACCAAGGTCAAACAGAACCTTGTGGGCAGCGGAAGGGCGGATAAGTCTCAGGTCGCTTTCATGGTGGAACGTATCCTCGGGGTGAAAAACACCAAGTGGGCCAACGATACCACCGATGCTCTGGGCATTGCGATCTGTCATCTTAATGAACGAAGATTCGCAAAGGTAACCGGAAAATGA
- the ruvA gene encoding Holliday junction branch migration protein RuvA, giving the protein MIAYIHGKLLEATDKSCIILTPGGVGYELFLTLSAISTLPVSGSDVTFYVHSVIREDAFDLYGFPCFDDREVFRTLISVDRLGPKKALAILSQFGPKDLQDLVFREDVKTLSIVPGIGPKSARQILWSLKDKMETLKSATVRSGACPVEGDRSEFLDALSGLRNLGYGDDEVRDFLKVIFEDEPDLDAGGAIRVALKKISQKK; this is encoded by the coding sequence ATGATCGCCTATATCCACGGTAAGCTCTTAGAGGCCACAGATAAGTCCTGCATTATTCTCACTCCCGGCGGAGTCGGGTACGAACTTTTTTTGACTCTTTCCGCTATATCCACCCTGCCGGTCTCCGGTTCGGATGTTACTTTTTACGTTCATTCCGTGATTCGCGAGGACGCCTTTGATCTCTACGGTTTCCCCTGCTTTGATGACCGTGAGGTTTTCCGCACCCTTATTTCTGTCGACCGTCTCGGTCCCAAAAAAGCATTGGCGATCCTTTCCCAGTTCGGTCCCAAGGATTTGCAGGATCTCGTTTTCCGCGAGGATGTGAAGACCCTGTCCATCGTCCCCGGCATCGGTCCAAAGTCTGCGCGGCAGATTTTATGGTCCCTGAAAGACAAGATGGAGACTCTCAAGTCTGCTACTGTGCGTAGCGGAGCCTGTCCTGTGGAAGGTGACCGCAGTGAATTTCTTGATGCCCTTTCCGGTCTGCGTAATCTCGGTTACGGGGATGATGAAGTTCGTGATTTCCTCAAGGTCATTTTTGAGGATGAGCCCGATCTTGACGCCGGTGGAGCTATCCGCGTAGCTTTGAAAAAGATTTCCCAGAAAAAGTAA
- the ruvB gene encoding Holliday junction branch migration DNA helicase RuvB: MMENNGSDDHIRPQRLTDFIGQDDLRDNLDVFIQAARGRGNAMDHALFYGNPGLGKTTLARIIASELGVNLISTSGPVLERSGDLAAILTNLSRNDILFIDEIHRVPATVEEVLYPAMEDFNIDLIIGQGPAARTVKIDLEPFTLVGATTRLGLLTSPLRDRFGCIFRLEFYSPEELARIVIRAARIFDLKVTEEGALIIGKRSRGTPRIANRLLRRVRDFATVHGDGVVSGELADMALNKLDVDPLGLDYMDRKILSILIDQFGGGPVGVKTIAVACSEEVRTIEEIYEPYLIQCGFMKRTSRGRVATARAYQHLQKTASGGQGSLF; the protein is encoded by the coding sequence ATGATGGAAAATAACGGTTCGGACGATCACATCAGACCGCAACGGCTGACCGATTTTATCGGTCAGGACGATCTGCGCGACAACCTCGATGTCTTCATTCAGGCTGCGCGCGGGCGCGGTAATGCTATGGACCATGCTCTTTTCTACGGCAACCCCGGTTTGGGTAAAACCACCCTTGCCCGGATTATCGCCTCCGAGCTGGGGGTCAATCTTATCTCCACCTCCGGCCCTGTTCTGGAACGCAGCGGTGACCTTGCAGCTATCCTGACCAACCTTTCCCGTAATGATATTCTTTTCATCGACGAAATCCACCGAGTACCCGCTACAGTTGAGGAAGTGCTTTATCCGGCCATGGAGGATTTCAACATCGACCTTATCATCGGGCAGGGACCAGCCGCCCGTACAGTGAAAATAGATCTTGAGCCGTTTACTCTAGTAGGGGCCACTACCCGTTTGGGGTTGCTCACATCCCCGCTGCGGGACCGTTTCGGCTGTATCTTCCGTCTTGAATTTTATTCCCCCGAAGAGTTGGCCCGAATTGTCATCCGCGCTGCCCGAATTTTTGATCTCAAGGTTACCGAAGAAGGTGCGTTGATCATAGGAAAGCGTTCTCGCGGCACACCCCGTATAGCAAACCGCCTCCTGCGCCGGGTGCGGGATTTCGCCACTGTGCATGGGGATGGAGTAGTCTCCGGCGAGCTGGCTGACATGGCGTTGAACAAGCTGGATGTCGATCCGCTCGGCCTTGACTATATGGACCGCAAAATCCTTTCTATTTTGATTGATCAGTTTGGTGGCGGTCCCGTAGGGGTAAAGACAATTGCCGTGGCCTGTTCAGAGGAAGTACGCACAATCGAGGAGATTTACGAGCCGTATCTTATCCAGTGCGGTTTCATGAAGCGCACATCGCGTGGGCGTGTTGCTACTGCACGTGCTTACCAGCATCTCCAGAAGACTGCTTCCGGGGGGCAGGGAAGTCTGTTTTAG